The [Actinobacillus] rossii genome contains a region encoding:
- the selD gene encoding selenophosphate synthetase, whose protein sequence is MEEDLTALQGALNDTVANTIRLTQYSHGAGCGCKISPKVLGTILQSRLNAFVDPNLLVGNDTADDAAVYDIGNGIGIISTTDFFMPIVDDPFEFGQIAATNAISDIFAMGGKPIMAVAILGFPIKLLPPEVAQRIVDGGRFACQKAGIALAGGHSIDAPEPIFGLAVTGVISTDKVKKNASAEVGNKLFLTKPLGIGVLTTAEKKGKLKAEHQGLAAKTMCEMNLVGSAFAEIDGVTAMTDVTGFGLLGHLREICEGSGVSAVVNFNKIQPLDGVVEYIEKGCVPGGTQRNFDSYGDKISPITAQQKAILCDPQTSGGLLIAVRPEAVEQVKAAAEKAGSRLFAVGELLPLRYDGVWIEVV, encoded by the coding sequence ATGGAAGAAGATTTGACCGCACTTCAAGGGGCGTTGAACGACACGGTGGCAAATACCATTCGTTTAACTCAATATAGTCACGGCGCAGGTTGTGGCTGCAAGATATCTCCTAAGGTGTTAGGGACGATTTTGCAAAGCCGGCTCAATGCGTTTGTAGACCCGAATTTGTTAGTGGGGAATGATACAGCGGATGATGCTGCAGTATATGATATTGGCAATGGGATTGGGATTATTAGCACTACCGATTTTTTTATGCCCATTGTGGATGATCCTTTTGAATTTGGGCAAATTGCGGCAACTAATGCCATTAGTGATATTTTTGCTATGGGCGGGAAACCGATTATGGCGGTGGCGATTTTGGGATTTCCGATTAAATTATTACCCCCAGAAGTGGCGCAGCGCATTGTAGACGGTGGTCGTTTTGCTTGCCAAAAAGCAGGAATTGCCTTAGCTGGCGGACATTCTATTGATGCACCAGAACCGATTTTTGGTTTAGCAGTGACAGGCGTGATTAGCACGGATAAAGTGAAGAAAAATGCTTCCGCTGAAGTAGGCAATAAGCTATTTTTAACTAAGCCGTTGGGGATTGGCGTACTGACCACTGCGGAGAAAAAAGGCAAGCTTAAAGCTGAACACCAAGGACTGGCGGCAAAAACTATGTGTGAAATGAATCTTGTGGGTTCGGCATTTGCTGAAATTGATGGCGTAACGGCGATGACCGATGTCACAGGCTTTGGCTTATTGGGGCATTTGCGTGAAATTTGCGAAGGTTCAGGTGTTAGCGCAGTGGTGAATTTTAATAAAATTCAACCCCTTGATGGCGTTGTGGAATATATTGAAAAAGGCTGTGTACCCGGTGGTACTCAGCGCAACTTTGATAGTTATGGTGACAAAATTAGCCCAATAACAGCACAACAAAAAGCGATCTTATGCGATCCGCAAACTTCAGGCGGTTTACTGATTGCCGTTCGCCCAGAGGCCGTTGAGCAAGTAAAAGCAGCAGCGGAAAAAGCAGGCTCACGCTTGTTTGCCGTGGGTGAGTTATTACCGTTGCGTTATGATGGGGTTTGGATTGAGGTTGTTTAA
- the uvrC gene encoding excinuclease ABC subunit C: MFDHKTFLKNVTQDPGVYRMFDKNDTVIYVGKAKDLKKRLSSYFRTNLSSKKTEALVAAIARIETTITTSETEALLLEHNYIKTYQPRYNVLLRDDKSYPYILLTKERHPRITAYRGSKKVIGEYFGPYPHAGAVRETLSLLQKLFPIRQCENSVYKNRSRPCLQYQIGRCAAPCVEGIVTDEEYNAQVDYARLFLQGKDQQVLDHLIGKMEQASQALNFENAARYRDQIQAVRAVTEKQFVSNERLDDMDILSIAYQHGVACVQVLFIRQGKVLGNRSYFPKVPANTDLSELTATFVGQFYLQAHQGRTVPNSIIVDHKLEAKEEIETLLTEQAGRKVSIQDNAKGTKSKYLQLAQMNANVALTLKLKETTLISERYQALQDLLGIEQIKRMECFDISHTMGEQTIASCVVFNDAGPLKSDYRRFNIEGITGGDDYAAMEQALKKRYDRDLEPEKIPDIIFIDGGKGQLNRALQVFRELNVKWDKNRPHLIGVAKGVDRRAGQETLILSKEGREVNLDPDSLALHLIQHIRDESHHHAITGHRKKRQKAFTQSGLEIIEGVGAKRRQALLKYLGGMQGVKNATLDEIASVPGISKSLAETIFETLHS, from the coding sequence ATGTTCGACCATAAAACCTTTCTAAAAAATGTCACACAAGATCCTGGTGTATACCGTATGTTTGATAAAAACGATACGGTGATTTATGTAGGGAAAGCCAAGGATCTCAAAAAACGATTATCCAGCTATTTTCGTACCAATTTAAGTAGCAAAAAAACCGAAGCCTTGGTTGCAGCTATTGCGCGTATTGAAACCACGATTACTACTTCGGAAACGGAAGCATTGCTGCTTGAGCATAATTACATTAAAACTTATCAGCCACGTTATAACGTCTTATTGCGCGATGATAAATCCTACCCTTATATTTTATTGACCAAAGAACGTCATCCACGTATTACCGCTTACCGGGGATCAAAAAAAGTCATCGGAGAATATTTCGGACCTTATCCACACGCTGGCGCAGTGCGCGAAACCTTGTCTTTATTGCAAAAGTTGTTTCCGATTCGTCAATGTGAAAATTCCGTGTATAAAAACCGTTCGCGTCCTTGTTTGCAATATCAAATCGGACGCTGTGCCGCGCCTTGTGTGGAAGGCATTGTGACGGATGAAGAATATAACGCCCAAGTGGATTATGCGCGTTTGTTTTTACAAGGCAAGGATCAGCAAGTTTTGGATCATTTAATTGGTAAAATGGAACAAGCTAGCCAAGCCTTGAATTTTGAAAATGCTGCGCGTTATCGCGATCAAATTCAGGCAGTACGCGCGGTGACAGAAAAACAGTTTGTGAGTAACGAACGATTGGATGATATGGATATTTTGTCTATTGCTTATCAACATGGCGTGGCTTGTGTACAGGTGTTATTTATTCGTCAAGGCAAAGTACTAGGTAATCGTTCTTATTTCCCGAAAGTGCCAGCCAATACGGATTTGTCGGAATTAACAGCGACTTTTGTCGGACAATTTTATTTGCAAGCCCACCAAGGGAGAACTGTACCAAATAGCATTATTGTCGATCACAAATTGGAAGCGAAAGAAGAAATCGAAACCTTGTTAACAGAACAAGCCGGGCGTAAAGTCAGTATTCAAGATAACGCTAAAGGGACAAAATCGAAATATTTGCAATTGGCACAAATGAATGCTAATGTCGCATTGACGCTAAAATTAAAAGAAACCACCTTAATTAGCGAACGTTACCAAGCCTTGCAAGATTTGCTAGGGATTGAACAAATCAAACGAATGGAATGTTTTGATATTAGCCATACCATGGGCGAACAAACCATTGCCTCTTGTGTCGTGTTTAACGATGCAGGACCGTTAAAATCGGATTACCGTCGTTTTAATATCGAAGGGATTACGGGAGGAGACGATTATGCCGCGATGGAGCAAGCCTTAAAGAAACGCTATGACCGAGATTTAGAACCTGAAAAAATTCCCGATATTATTTTTATTGATGGTGGCAAAGGGCAACTTAACCGTGCCTTGCAAGTATTTCGCGAATTGAATGTAAAATGGGATAAAAACCGACCGCACTTAATTGGGGTAGCAAAAGGTGTGGATCGCCGAGCGGGGCAGGAAACGCTGATTTTGAGTAAAGAAGGACGCGAAGTCAATCTGGACCCTGATAGTTTAGCCTTGCATTTGATCCAACATATTCGTGATGAAAGCCATCATCACGCGATTACGGGGCATCGTAAAAAACGGCAAAAAGCCTTTACCCAAAGTGGGTTGGAAATCATTGAAGGAGTAGGCGCAAAACGCCGTCAGGCATTACTGAAATATTTGGGCGGAATGCAAGGGGTGAAAAATGCCACTTTGGATGAAATTGCCTCTGTTCCGGGGATTTCAAAATCTTTAGCAGAAACCATTTTTGAAACATTGCATAGTTAA
- the dat gene encoding diaminobutyrate--2-oxoglutarateaminotransferase — protein MTINTPVKAILASNKHFLDRQDAMESNVRSYPRKLPFAYAKAQGCWVTDVEGNEYLDFLAGAGTLALGHNHPVLMQSIKDVLDSGLPLHILDLTTPLKDAFTEELLSFFPKDQYILQFTGPSGADANEAAIKLAKTYTGRGNVIAFSGGFHGMTHGALSLTGNLGAKNPVQGLMPGVQFMPYPHEYRCPFGIGGEAGAKAVERYFENFIEDVESGVVKPAAVILEAIQGEGGVVPAPISFLQKVREVTQKHGILMIVDEVQAGFCRSGKMFAFEHAGIQPDIVVMSKAVGGSLPLAVLAIRKEFDAWQPAGHTGTFRGNQLAMATGYASLKIMREENLAKNAEERGAYLTTALRELSKEFPCIGNVRGKGLMMGIDIVDERKPADATGAYPQDGELAVAIQKACFNNKLLLERGGRGGNVVRVLCAVNINQAECEEFIKRFKQSVADALKAVRG, from the coding sequence ATGACAATTAACACTCCTGTAAAAGCAATTCTCGCCTCAAATAAACATTTCTTAGATCGTCAAGATGCAATGGAATCTAACGTGCGTAGTTATCCACGCAAACTTCCTTTTGCTTATGCCAAAGCGCAAGGTTGTTGGGTAACAGACGTAGAAGGAAATGAATATCTCGACTTTTTGGCGGGCGCAGGAACATTAGCATTAGGTCATAATCATCCTGTACTAATGCAATCAATCAAAGATGTTTTAGATAGTGGCTTACCGTTACATATTCTAGATTTAACCACGCCATTAAAAGACGCTTTTACCGAAGAACTTTTATCATTCTTCCCTAAAGATCAATACATTCTTCAATTTACCGGCCCTTCAGGTGCAGATGCTAACGAAGCGGCAATCAAATTAGCTAAAACCTATACCGGACGTGGCAATGTGATCGCTTTCTCCGGCGGTTTCCACGGAATGACTCACGGTGCGTTATCTTTAACAGGTAACTTAGGTGCGAAAAATCCGGTGCAAGGCTTAATGCCGGGCGTTCAATTTATGCCATATCCGCACGAATACCGTTGCCCGTTTGGCATTGGTGGCGAAGCGGGTGCGAAAGCCGTTGAACGCTATTTTGAAAACTTCATTGAAGATGTCGAAAGCGGCGTAGTAAAACCGGCTGCGGTTATCTTAGAAGCAATCCAAGGCGAAGGTGGTGTTGTTCCGGCACCGATTTCATTCTTACAAAAAGTGCGTGAAGTGACCCAAAAACACGGTATTTTAATGATTGTTGATGAAGTTCAAGCAGGCTTCTGTCGTAGCGGTAAGATGTTTGCCTTTGAACATGCGGGTATTCAACCGGATATCGTGGTTATGTCAAAAGCAGTAGGCGGTTCATTACCGTTAGCGGTATTAGCTATTCGCAAAGAATTCGATGCGTGGCAACCGGCAGGACACACAGGGACATTCCGTGGTAACCAATTAGCGATGGCAACAGGTTACGCTTCACTCAAAATTATGCGTGAAGAAAATCTTGCGAAAAATGCGGAAGAACGTGGCGCATACTTAACCACTGCATTACGTGAATTAAGCAAAGAATTCCCTTGTATCGGTAACGTACGTGGTAAAGGCTTAATGATGGGTATCGACATTGTGGACGAACGCAAACCGGCAGATGCAACAGGTGCTTATCCACAAGATGGCGAATTAGCGGTTGCAATCCAAAAAGCCTGCTTTAACAACAAGTTATTGTTAGAACGTGGCGGACGTGGCGGCAACGTGGTTCGTGTACTTTGTGCAGTAAATATCAACCAAGCAGAATGCGAAGAGTTCATTAAACGCTTCAAACAATCTGTCGCAGACGCATTAAAAGCGGTACGTGGTTAA
- a CDS encoding Mug protein produces MLEPLIETHPFPPVLPPQATVMMMGTFPPTAEKRCMEFHYPNFQNDMWRIYGLIFFNDKEYFQVKGEKRFDAERIKAFLMERGIASCPTVWKAIREQGNASDKFLKIVEPVPLADVLKQIPHCQWIFTTGGKATEALFSLVPEKLKEPKTNEFIDFPFAGRELKLYRVPSTSRAYPLSLEKKAAAYRAFFELAGIL; encoded by the coding sequence ATGTTAGAACCACTTATTGAAACCCATCCGTTTCCACCTGTATTACCACCACAAGCCACGGTTATGATGATGGGAACCTTTCCGCCAACTGCCGAGAAACGTTGTATGGAGTTTCATTATCCCAATTTTCAAAATGATATGTGGCGGATTTATGGTTTGATCTTTTTTAATGATAAGGAATATTTTCAAGTCAAAGGTGAAAAGAGATTTGATGCCGAACGTATAAAAGCATTTTTAATGGAACGTGGCATTGCTTCTTGCCCAACGGTGTGGAAAGCCATTCGAGAACAAGGTAATGCTTCTGATAAATTTTTAAAGATTGTCGAGCCTGTGCCGCTGGCGGATGTTCTTAAACAAATTCCCCATTGCCAATGGATTTTTACCACGGGAGGCAAAGCCACGGAAGCCTTGTTTAGTCTTGTGCCTGAAAAATTAAAAGAGCCTAAAACCAACGAATTTATTGATTTTCCTTTTGCAGGGCGCGAGTTGAAATTATATCGCGTGCCTTCCACATCACGCGCTTATCCCTTGAGCTTAGAGAAAAAAGCCGCCGCCTATCGCGCATTTTTCGAGTTGGCAGGGATTTTGTAA
- the thiI gene encoding thiamine biosynthesis protein ThiI: MKFIVKLFPEIMIKSDSVRKRFIKILTSNIRNVLTRDFDVAVVRHWDFIEVRSQQEELKSEIIAALQRIPGIHHFLEVEEQSFTDLHNIFEQTLERMRDELEGKTFCVRAKRRGKHSFSSLEIERYVGGGLNQHIESAKVKLKNPDVTVRLEVEDDKLLFINARHAGIGGYPIGTQEDVLSLISGGFDSGVSSYMLIRRGSRVHYCFFNLGGAAHEIGVKQMAYHIWSRYSTSHKVRFIAINFEDVVGEILEKIDNGQMGVVLKRMMVRAASKVADRFKIEAIVTGEALGQVSSQTLTNLRLIDEATDALVLRPLITHDKEQIIAMAREIGTDDIAKSMPEFCGVISKNPTVKAIREKILAEEQHFNFDVLQSAVENAQYLDIREIAEQTEREVVEVDAVSVLNDNDIILDIRSPEETDDNPFELDDHEVKLMPFYKLSSQFGTLDQSKNYVLYCERGVMSKLQALYLKENGFTNVLVFSKQK; encoded by the coding sequence ATGAAATTTATCGTTAAACTTTTTCCCGAGATTATGATTAAAAGCGATAGCGTTCGTAAACGTTTTATCAAAATTTTGACAAGCAATATCCGTAATGTATTAACACGTGATTTTGACGTTGCCGTGGTGCGCCATTGGGATTTTATTGAAGTTCGTTCACAACAAGAAGAACTAAAAAGCGAAATTATTGCAGCTTTGCAACGTATTCCGGGAATTCATCATTTTTTAGAAGTGGAAGAGCAATCGTTTACAGATTTGCACAATATTTTTGAACAAACATTGGAACGTATGCGTGATGAGTTGGAAGGCAAAACCTTCTGTGTGCGCGCTAAACGCCGAGGTAAACATAGTTTCAGCTCGTTGGAAATTGAGCGTTATGTAGGCGGTGGTTTAAACCAACATATCGAAAGCGCGAAAGTGAAGCTGAAAAATCCTGATGTCACCGTTCGCCTTGAAGTGGAAGACGATAAATTATTATTTATTAACGCGCGCCACGCGGGTATCGGCGGCTATCCGATTGGTACGCAGGAAGATGTTTTATCATTAATTTCAGGTGGTTTCGATTCGGGCGTGTCGAGCTATATGTTAATTCGCCGTGGTTCACGTGTGCATTATTGTTTCTTTAATTTGGGCGGCGCGGCGCATGAAATTGGGGTAAAACAAATGGCATATCATATTTGGAGCCGTTATAGCACTTCGCACAAAGTCCGTTTTATTGCCATTAATTTTGAAGATGTGGTAGGCGAAATTCTCGAGAAAATCGACAATGGACAAATGGGCGTGGTGTTAAAACGGATGATGGTACGTGCAGCGAGTAAAGTAGCAGATCGTTTTAAAATTGAAGCCATTGTCACAGGTGAAGCCCTTGGGCAGGTTTCAAGCCAAACTTTAACTAATTTGCGTTTAATTGATGAAGCCACTGATGCATTGGTGCTGCGTCCTTTGATTACTCACGACAAAGAACAAATTATTGCTATGGCACGTGAAATTGGCACGGATGATATTGCGAAATCTATGCCTGAATTCTGTGGGGTGATTTCTAAAAATCCAACGGTGAAAGCTATTCGTGAAAAAATCTTAGCAGAAGAACAACATTTTAACTTCGATGTATTACAAAGTGCGGTGGAAAATGCGCAATATTTGGATATTCGTGAAATTGCTGAACAAACTGAGCGCGAAGTGGTTGAAGTAGATGCGGTTTCAGTATTAAATGACAACGATATTATTTTAGATATTCGCAGTCCTGAAGAAACGGATGACAATCCTTTTGAATTGGATGATCACGAAGTGAAATTAATGCCGTTCTATAAACTTTCATCGCAATTCGGCACGCTTGACCAAAGCAAAAATTATGTGTTGTATTGCGAACGTGGCGTAATGAGCAAGTTGCAAGCCTTGTATTTAAAAGAGAATGGTTTTACGAACGTACTCGTGTTTAGTAAGCAAAAATAA
- the degP gene encoding protease Do — protein MKITKSKFALSAIALGLTVLSVPMASMADLPPLVAQASNLSVPSLAPMLERVLPSVVSISVEGKQETSGRNAFEDQIPEEFRRFFGDDLFGGRQSAPRQFKGMGSGVIINAEKGYVITNNHVIDSADKITVQLNDGREFKGKVIGKDEQSDVALVQIEEPKNLTAIKIADSDKLRVGDFTVAIGNPFGLGQTVTSGIVSALGRSTGSDSGKYENYIQTDAAVNRGNSGGPLINLNGELIGINTAILSPSGANAGIAFAIPSNMANNLVQQILEFGEVRRGMLGIMGGELNADLAKAFNVDAQQGAFVSEVLPNSAAAKADIKAGDVIIALNGQKISSFAELRAKIATSGVGKTLELTVLRDGKTQNVNVTLQSDNGKTAQSSSSKTDSLIPALEGAELTNDTKGVKISKVESNSPAAQRGLKVGDVIIGINRQKVEDINALRKALDDKPSAIALNILRGESNFYLLVQ, from the coding sequence ATGAAAATAACAAAATCTAAATTCGCACTTAGCGCAATCGCATTAGGTTTAACTGTACTTTCAGTGCCAATGGCAAGTATGGCTGACTTACCGCCTTTAGTTGCTCAAGCAAGTAATTTAAGCGTTCCAAGTCTCGCCCCAATGTTAGAGCGTGTCTTACCATCTGTGGTATCCATCTCTGTAGAAGGAAAACAAGAAACTTCAGGTAGAAATGCATTCGAAGATCAAATTCCAGAAGAATTTCGTCGTTTCTTTGGCGATGATTTGTTTGGTGGTCGTCAATCTGCGCCACGTCAATTTAAAGGTATGGGCTCAGGTGTCATTATTAATGCTGAAAAAGGCTATGTCATTACCAATAACCATGTGATTGATAGTGCGGATAAAATTACCGTGCAATTAAATGATGGACGCGAATTTAAAGGAAAAGTCATTGGGAAAGATGAACAATCTGATGTCGCATTAGTGCAAATTGAAGAACCTAAAAATCTCACTGCGATTAAAATTGCTGATAGCGATAAATTACGTGTAGGTGATTTTACTGTAGCAATTGGTAATCCATTTGGTTTAGGACAAACGGTAACATCAGGAATTGTATCTGCACTTGGGCGTTCAACTGGGTCAGATAGTGGTAAATATGAAAACTATATTCAAACGGATGCAGCCGTAAATCGTGGTAACTCAGGTGGTCCATTAATTAACTTAAACGGTGAATTAATTGGTATTAATACCGCTATTCTTTCGCCAAGTGGTGCAAATGCAGGTATTGCCTTTGCTATTCCATCTAATATGGCAAATAACTTAGTGCAACAAATTCTTGAATTTGGCGAAGTACGTCGTGGTATGCTGGGTATTATGGGGGGCGAACTCAATGCGGATCTTGCTAAAGCATTTAATGTCGATGCACAACAAGGGGCATTCGTTAGCGAAGTTTTACCAAATTCAGCCGCAGCGAAAGCCGATATTAAAGCTGGCGATGTGATCATTGCATTAAACGGTCAAAAAATTTCAAGTTTTGCAGAATTACGCGCTAAAATTGCCACATCTGGCGTAGGCAAAACCTTAGAATTAACCGTGTTACGCGACGGAAAAACTCAAAATGTTAACGTTACATTGCAATCAGACAACGGTAAAACAGCACAATCATCTAGCTCAAAAACGGACAGTTTGATTCCAGCCCTTGAAGGTGCAGAACTTACTAATGACACTAAAGGTGTAAAAATTAGCAAAGTGGAAAGTAACTCGCCTGCAGCACAACGTGGTTTAAAAGTAGGTGATGTAATTATTGGTATAAATCGCCAAAAAGTAGAAGATATTAACGCATTACGTAAAGCCTTAGATGACAAACCATCGGCAATTGCATTAAATATTTTACGTGGTGAAAGTAATTTCTATTTATTAGTACAATAA
- the yhcB gene encoding Putative cytochrome d ubiquinol oxidase subunit 3 — protein MQNLTPEMWRMIALGFVAGVILTYLILRLTKGSVKKQAQTENELQQTKAELAQQKERLEKHFAETADLFKLLAQDYQKLYRHLAKSSDELLPDTQKALFLQNFINSDKSTADPEINGNEPPRDYKEGSSGLLKAER, from the coding sequence ATGCAAAACTTAACCCCTGAAATGTGGAGAATGATCGCACTCGGCTTTGTCGCTGGTGTGATTTTAACTTATTTGATCCTACGCTTAACGAAAGGATCTGTAAAAAAACAAGCGCAAACTGAAAATGAATTACAACAAACTAAAGCGGAATTAGCACAACAAAAAGAACGTTTAGAAAAACATTTTGCAGAAACAGCAGATTTATTTAAATTACTGGCGCAAGATTATCAAAAACTTTACCGTCATTTAGCTAAATCATCAGATGAATTATTACCTGATACACAAAAAGCACTTTTCTTACAAAACTTTATTAATTCCGATAAATCCACTGCCGATCCGGAGATCAACGGCAATGAGCCACCAAGAGATTATAAAGAAGGATCTTCGGGCTTATTAAAAGCAGAACGTTAA
- the ddc gene encoding L-2,4-diaminobutyrate decarboxylase: MSDISKHKQSLFCNDPQSITDYENAMQNAVQAVSSWLKNEKMYTGGSIKQMRALVDGFKPTKEGVGVQKSLDHLVEIFLNPSLKVHHPHSLAHLHCPTMVASQIAEVLINATNQSMDSWDQSPAGSIMEEHLIDWLRQKAGYGEGTSGVFTSGGTQSNLMGVLLARDACIAKHWKNVDGSEWSVQRDGIPADAMQKVKVICSENAHFSVQKNMAMMGMGFQSVVTVPCNENAQMDPHALEATLAKLYLEGKVVACVVATAGTTDAGAIDPLKTIRAITNNFGVWLHVDAAWGGALLLSKDFLHLLDGIELTDSITLDFHKHFFQTISCGAFLLKDPQNYRFIDYKADYLNSEYDEAHGVPNLVAKSLQTTRRFDALKLWFTVEALGEDLYASMIDHGVYLTKQVEQYIHETEGLEMLVPAQFASVLFRVAPTGYPTEFIDALNQNVADELFARGEANIGVTKVGEKQSLKMTTLSPIATLENVKALLAQVLSEAERIKDAIANGTYVPPID, from the coding sequence ATGTCAGATATTTCAAAACACAAACAATCCCTGTTCTGTAACGATCCACAATCTATTACAGACTACGAAAACGCGATGCAAAATGCCGTGCAAGCGGTCAGTTCTTGGCTGAAAAATGAAAAAATGTACACCGGTGGTTCAATCAAACAAATGCGTGCCTTGGTTGATGGTTTTAAACCGACTAAAGAGGGCGTAGGTGTACAAAAATCCTTAGATCATTTAGTTGAGATCTTCTTAAATCCAAGTCTTAAAGTTCATCACCCCCACTCTTTAGCGCACTTACATTGTCCGACAATGGTCGCGAGCCAAATTGCGGAAGTGTTAATCAATGCCACTAACCAATCGATGGACTCGTGGGATCAAAGCCCTGCCGGTTCGATTATGGAAGAGCATTTGATTGACTGGCTACGCCAAAAAGCCGGCTACGGTGAAGGCACATCGGGCGTATTTACCTCAGGTGGTACACAATCTAACCTAATGGGCGTGCTACTTGCGCGTGATGCTTGCATTGCGAAGCATTGGAAAAATGTGGACGGTTCAGAATGGTCGGTACAACGTGATGGCATTCCGGCAGATGCAATGCAGAAAGTGAAAGTGATTTGCTCTGAAAATGCGCACTTCTCTGTGCAAAAAAATATGGCAATGATGGGAATGGGCTTCCAATCAGTGGTTACCGTGCCTTGCAACGAAAATGCCCAAATGGATCCGCACGCATTAGAAGCGACTTTAGCCAAACTTTATTTAGAAGGCAAAGTGGTTGCTTGTGTGGTCGCCACCGCAGGAACAACAGATGCCGGCGCAATCGATCCGTTAAAAACCATTCGTGCCATTACCAACAACTTTGGTGTTTGGTTACACGTGGATGCAGCTTGGGGAGGAGCATTACTGCTTTCAAAAGACTTCCTCCATCTTTTAGACGGCATTGAATTAACCGACTCAATTACGTTGGATTTCCACAAACATTTCTTCCAAACAATTTCTTGCGGCGCATTTTTATTGAAAGATCCGCAAAATTACCGCTTCATTGATTACAAAGCGGATTATTTAAATTCAGAATACGATGAAGCACACGGCGTACCGAATTTAGTGGCAAAATCACTCCAAACTACACGCCGTTTTGATGCGTTAAAATTGTGGTTTACGGTGGAAGCCTTAGGCGAAGATCTATACGCTTCAATGATCGACCACGGTGTTTACCTCACCAAACAAGTGGAACAATACATTCATGAAACAGAAGGCTTGGAAATGCTTGTTCCGGCACAATTTGCTTCGGTATTATTCCGTGTTGCGCCAACAGGCTATCCTACTGAATTTATCGATGCCTTAAACCAAAATGTGGCAGATGAACTCTTTGCCCGAGGCGAAGCAAACATTGGTGTCACCAAGGTGGGAGAGAAACAATCGTTGAAAATGACCACGTTAAGCCCAATCGCAACGCTCGAAAACGTTAAAGCGTTATTGGCTCAGGTGCTAAGCGAAGCAGAGCGCATTAAAGATGCCATTGCAAATGGCACTTATGTACCGCCGATTGATTAA